In Oncorhynchus gorbuscha isolate QuinsamMale2020 ecotype Even-year unplaced genomic scaffold, OgorEven_v1.0 Un_scaffold_35:::fragment_2:::debris, whole genome shotgun sequence, one DNA window encodes the following:
- the LOC124017954 gene encoding myoferlin-like: MLRVVVESAKGLPKSKLGSTPDPIANIIFKDEKKKTKTIDSEVNPVWNEVLEFDLKGSVLDSSSYIDVIVKDYETIGQDKFLGSAKISLKDLATGQVKSFPCKDLALVNEKGQATGAYDIKGVRTDTNSLT; this comes from the exons ATGTTGCGGGTTGTGGTAGAATCTGCGAAAGGTCTGCCTAAAAGTAAACTTGGAAGTACTCCGGATCCCATAGCAAATATTATTTTTAAAG ATGAAAAGAAGAAAACCAAAACAATTGACAGTGAAGTCAACCCAGTTTGGAATGAA GTCCTTGAGTTTGATTTGAAGGGCTCTGTGCTTGATTCCTCATCTTACATTGATGTGATTGTGAAAGACTACGAAACTATTGGACAAGATAA GTTTCTCGGCTCTGCAAAAATCTCACTGAAAGACCTTGCAACTGGTCAAGTCAAATCCTTTCCCTGTAAAGATCTGGCTCTTGTCAATGAAAAGGGACAGGCTACTGGG GCCTATGATATTAAGGGAGTGCGCACCGACACCAACAGTTTAACTTGA